The genome window TAATAGCCAAAAATATAAGCCATGTCTGGCTCTTTATAATCCCGCAACAATTCGCAGACTGCGACGGGACGTTCGTCTCCTGCTTCACGCAGCCAGATGAGCCGCCCGTTTCTCGTTACCGGGACAAGCAGTACTTCGTCAATTGCCCCATCCTCAGGGAATGCGTCTGCTTCCAGCGCACACATCATCTTGATTTTCTCCGGCGTCAAAGAATCAGGGATCTCCAAGTACAGATTGTCATTCATCCTTCTCTTGCTCCTCCTTATTTACGCCAGGTTTGCACATCATCAAGCGGCCAAATCGGGCGCGGAATATGGGCATAGGAAAAACTTTTCAGTTGATTGGATGCGACTCCCGGACCATCGATATAGATGATCTGACTGACCAATGGATCGAACGCTGCGCGAAAGTGATTCTTCACTTTTAGGCCCAGAATTCGCTTCTTAGTCGGCTCCAATCCAATATGCCGGAACATTTCAGGATCATTGGCCGAGAGTGCTCTTCCCGTAAGTAAAATATCTAGTTCGCCTACCTGGATGTGTGCTGCTCCCTTCATATCCACCATGAGGCCGGTATTCATGGGGCCCTTATTGATAAATTTACCATCAGAAAGCTTTATGACCTTGGCTACCACTTGAACCGGCTCTCCGAACTCCGGTGAACATTTGCCGCCGAGAGCTAGCGATACGGTCGCCCCTTCCCCTGCTTCTACGCTGCTTGAAAGCGATTCAGGGTCGTACAAACCGCCAAATAGGGCATCAGTGAGATTGCGGTTGATCATTTCTCTGAGCAGCGCGGTTGTGTCACCACTTCCACCGCTAAGCGGATTGTCCGAGATATCGGCAATTGCCACTGGCTTTTCGGATTTCAAGGAGAGCGCCTGCGA of Brevibacillus choshinensis contains these proteins:
- a CDS encoding GNAT family N-acetyltransferase, coding for MNDNLYLEIPDSLTPEKIKMMCALEADAFPEDGAIDEVLLVPVTRNGRLIWLREAGDERPVAVCELLRDYKEPDMAYIFGYYVRSDKQGKGYGRIFFDYLFEMMKQDGFTKSCLTVKPSNTAAVKLYEKLGFRMEETRVAEYGEGSDRYYMVKYF